The nucleotide sequence CTTTTGCCTTGGGATCCTTTATGAACGTTCTCGATATGTCCATTGCAAACGTTGCTTTACCAACGATTGCAGGAGATTTTGCTATTAGCCCAACTCAAGGGACCTGGGTCATTACTTCCTACGCAGTTAGCGAAGCTATCTTTTTGCCATTAACCGGTTTTCTAGCCAAGAGAATTGGCGAGGTACGTCAGTTTATCTTTGCCACGATACTTTTTACGATAGCTTCAATGCTGTGTGGGTTGGCACCATCCTTCGAGGTGCTGGTCATCTCGCGCATCTTGCAAGGCATTGTTGGCGCTTCAATGATTCCGCTTTCCCAAACCTTGATCATGAAATGTTATCCGCCAGCAAAGCGGGGTATGGCATTGGGTATTTGGGCGACAACTACCATAGTGGCGCCTGTATTAGGACCCTTAATTGGTGGCTGGCTTACCGATAATTTGGTGTGGCGTTGGGCTTTCTATATCAATTTGCCATTTGGCATTTTGGTTGCTGTGATGGTCTACTGGTTGTATGGTGCTCCAAAGCCTGAGTCCTCTAAAGAGAAAATTGATCTTATTGGCATAGCGCTACTAGTTGCTGCTGTCGCCTCGATGCAAATTGCACTTGATAAGGGTAGTGAATTAGATTGGTTGTCATCATCATTCATTGCAACTTTAGCAACGATCTCCTTTATCTCTTGGATCGCCTTTGTTCTCTGGGAGTTGGGGGCAGAGCACCCCATTGTGGATTTGCGCTTATTTAGGCTGGTGAACTTTCGTACCTCTGCCATCTGCTTGGGGATAGGATCTTTTGCCTTTTACATCTACATTGTGATCGGCCCTTTATGGCTGCAAACCCAATTGGGCTATACCGCATTTAACTCTGGCAAGGTCATGGCAATCACTGGAGTATTGGCTTTATTTTGTGGCCCTTTATTTGGGGCCAATATCCATCGTATTGACGCGAGAATCATTGCCACTATTGGATTTGCCGCCATGGCAATTGGGTGCTGGATGGCTGCCGGCTTTACAACTGGCGTCGATGAAAAAACACTGATGTTTGCTCGCCTCATTATGGGTGTGGGTATTGCAGGATTCTTCATGCCAATGTCTGCAATTTCTATGTCGCAGCTCAGGGGGAGTCAAATTGCTTCTGGTACGGGTATCTCTAACTTTTTAAGAAACGTGGGTGCCAGTGTAGGAACAGCGGTTGCCACTACGCTCTGGCAGGACAATGCGATTAGACAGCATGAGAACCTCATGAGCAATATTCAGACGGGGAATCTTGCATACCAACAATTGATGGAAACAACTGCCAAACTCGGCATGACAGAAATGCAGCGACATGCCTTAGTTGATAACTTGGTTACCTCTCAGGCCTACATGCTTTCAACCAATCAGCTAATGCTATTGGCAGGACTCATTTTGGTGGCGCTGATGCCCCTAATCTGGTTATCTAAACCTCCATTCGGATCGGGCCTTATCGGTCACTAATGAGGCTTTGATGGCGCTCCATCATTAGGGATTTCACTAAGGTACTCTGAGCATGGCGCCTAAAAATGCAGGCTATCAAATCAAGCAATTTTTTTGAGTGGAGGCTAAGATGTGGTTATGAACGGCATAACAACAATCCAAGGTCCAGAGTGGAATGATAAGCGCTGGCTTTGGTTATTGAGCCCAACCATTCCATTTGCTTTTACCGCCTCTATTCTGGCATTCGTATTGACTGGTCATTGGCTCTATTTGCTTTTTGCCCCAGCCATCATTCATATCGCCATCCCTATCTTAGATCTGACTTTTGGTGAAGACTTTAGCAATCCTCCGGAATCCGCTGTCGAGAGCTTAAATAAAGATTTCTTTTATCGCGCGCTGGTTTGGCTTTATGTTCCCCTTCAGCTCATTGGCACAGTCTATGGAACTTGGCTGGCAGCGACTCAGTCTTTAGATTGGTATGCCTACATCGCCTTAGTATTTACTGTGGGATCTACCAATGGTATTGGCATTGGAACTGCTCATGAGTTAGGGCATAAACAAGAGTCCGTAGATCGCTGGCTTTCTAAATTGGCATTAGCCTCCAGTATGTATGGCCACTTCTTTGTGGAACATAACCGCGGCCATCATAAGCGGGTGGCAACACCAGAGGATCCTGCTAGCGCCCGTATGGGGGAAAGTTTTTGGGCATTTCTGCCGCGTACTGTATTGGGCAGCCTAATTTCCGCATGGGAATTAGAGCGAGAACGCTTAAAAAGAAAAGGGAAGGTCGTTTGGAGTATTCAGAATGAAAATCTCCAGGCTTGGTCTCTCACGATTCTCTTGTACGGTGCTCTCATATTTTGGTTGGGATGGGCGGCACTAATCTTTCTTGTCCTTCAGGGCATCTACGCTGCCTCGATGTTGGAAGTTGTGAACTATGTAGAGCACTACGGTCTGTTACGTCAAAAAGATCAAAATGGTGGGTACGTGCGCTGTGCACCAGAGCACTCTTGGAACAGTAACCATATAGTCGGAAATATTTTGTTGTATCACCTACAGCGCCATTCTGATCATCATGCTCATCCAACTAGACGTTATCAAGCATTACGTCATTTTGGAGAGGCTCCTCAATTGCCAGGTGGTTATGCATCCATGATTACCTTGGCGTATTGCCCGCCCCTCTGGTTTGCCTTAATGGACAGACGGGTAGTGCGCCATTACGCTGGGGATATGAGCAAAATCAATATACAGCCTTCAGCTAGATCAAAGCTGATGAATCACTGGAGTAATCAACAATGAAGTCTCAGGCCTTTGATTACATTGTCGTAGGTGCTGGGTCTGCTGGTAGTGTGATGGCAGGACGACTTAGCGAGGATGCCGGCACTAGCGTTGTATTGCTGGAGGCTGGCGGTAATGGTGATAGCTGGGTCGTTAAAACGCCTGCGGCTGCCGTAGCTATGTTACCCACATCAATCAATAACTATGCCTTTCAAACGGTACCCCAGAAGGGCTTAAACGGCCGTCGAGGATATCAGCCCAGAGGAAAGTGTTTAGGTGGCTCTTCGGCGATTAATGCCATGATTTACACCAGAGGGCATCGCTCTGATTACGATCACTGGGCAGCGCTTGGCAATATAGGCTGGTCATATGACGAGCTGCTTCCTTACTTTAAGAAAAGCGAAAACAACACCACAATTCAGAATTCCTTCCACGGTATTGATGGCCCTTTATCTGTATCAAATCTGCAGTCACATAATCCTTTTCAGCAAATCTATTTGAATGCAGCCAAGGAAGCCGGATTTCCGGTTACGGAAGACTTCAATGGTGCTGAGCAAGAGGGTTTAGGGATTTATCAAGTTACCCATAAAAATGGTGAGCGCTGGAGTGCAGCGCGTGGCTATTTACACCCCCATATGGGTAAACGAAAAAATTTAAATGTGCAAACTGGTATTCAGGTTGAGTGTATTTTGTTCGAAGGTAAGCGCGCTGTGGGCGTGAGCTATATGCAGGGTGGTAAACAGCACATCATGCACGCTAACAAAGAAGTTATTCTGTGTGCAGGCGCCTTCCATTCCCCACAATTACTCATGGTTTCAGGGGTGGGGCCTGCTCAAGAGTTAAAGAAATTCGATATACCAGTTATCCATGATTTGCCTGGTGTAGGTCAAAATCTTCAAGACCATCCAGACTTTATTTTTGGCTATTCAGCAGATAGCCTTGATCTGATCGGTATTTCTTTAGGTGGTACGGTTAAATTGACTGGTGAAATTATCAAGTATGTTCGTTCACGCGAAGGTATGATTGCCACCAACTTTGCAGAGGCGGGCGGCTTCCTCAAAACAGATCCCAGTCTTGAGGCGCCAGATGTGCAATTGCATTTTGTAGTTAGCTTAGTGGAAGATCATGCTCGTAAATTACATATGGCCCATGGCTATTCGTGTCATGTATGCGTTCTGAGGCCTAAGAGCCGTGGGCAGATTACGCTAGCTAGTAACAGTATGCAAGACGCACCATTAATTGATCCAGCTTTTTTGGCTGAAGAAGAGGATTTGGAAACCCTAGTTAAAGGTTATAAGCTGACCAAACAACTAATGGATGCCCCCTCGTTTACTAAGATACGCAAAAAAGATGTCTTTACACCTAATGTAAAAATAGATGATGACATTCGGAAGATTATTCGGGAGCGGGCTGATACGGTCTATCACCCAGTGGGCACCTGCAAGATGGGCCATGATGCAATGGCAGTAGTTGATGCAAACTTAAAAGTTCATGGCATGGAGGGGCTAAGGGTGGTTGATGGCTCGATCATGCCAACCCTAATCGGAGGCAATACTAATGCTCCCATCATTGCTATCGCTGAAAAAGCAGTAGACCTGATCCGAGCAGGTCGCTAATCTAGCCCATCAAAATTGGGGGTGCGCTTTTCTAAAAAGGAGGTCAGCGCTTCTTTTGCTGCTGGACTATGGAGTCTATCGATGAAGTGCTTGCCTTCAATATCAATTTGATTGAGTACTGCAGCCTTAAGTTCACCCTCTTTTAACAAAGACTTCGTTCTTGAGACTGATCCGGAGGATAAGGTAGTTAGTTTTTTGGCTCTCTGCTCCGCATAAGGCAGTGCAGATGGTTCTGAAATTACTTTGTTTACAAATCCAATTTGATGGGCTTCATCAGCGCTGATGGGTTCACCAAAAAGCAATATTTCTGAAGCCTTTTGATGGCCAGCGAGACGTGGTAGCAATAATGAGACCGCACCTTCTGGAACCAAGCCCAAGGAAACGAAAGGAAATATAAAACGAGCATTCTTCTGCGCGTATACCAAATCGCAATGAAACAGTAATGTTGCCCCAATGCCAACCGCAACTCCATCAACTGCTGCGATTAAAGGCTTAGTTAGTCCTGCTAGCGCCTTTAACAAATTAATGGGTGGCGCATCTTCATGTGTAATCGGCGATTGCATGAAATCCACAATATCGTTACCTGCTGAAAAGGCATTGCCAGCCCCAGAGATCAACATCACCTTCACTTGAGGGTTTTGATCTCCATCAAAGAGTATCTGTGTAAGTTCACGATACATTGCATTAGTAAATGCGTTCTTTTTCTCAGAACGGTTCAGTAATATCTTCAGAATCCCGTCAGACAGATGGTGGTTAATCATGTGATCTACGCTGCACCTTTAAGCAAAATTGCTTTAGTTTGATCATATTCAACTTTTAATCGAGCAACAAACTGCGCTGTAGGCGTAACTGCTTTTACGGCGCCAATACCTTGACCACAGCCCCAAATATCTTTCCAGGCTTTCTGAGCTGCGCCACCAAAGTTCATTTTGCTCGGATCGCTTTCTGGAAGATTATCTGGATCCAAGCCAGCATTGCGAATAGAGGGTGCTAAATAGTTCCCAGAAACACCAGTAAAAAGGTTGCTCAAGATAATGTCATCTGAGTTGCAATCAACCACTGCTTGCTTATAGGCCTCACTTGCACGCGCTTCTTCAGTGGCAATAAATGCAGAGCCAATATACGCATAGTCAGCGCCTATGGCCTGGGCTGCTAAAACTGCACCGCCAGTAGCAATGGAGCCACTCAGTACTAATGGTCCTTTAAACCATTCCCGAATTTCCTGAATTAATGCAAAAGGACTTTTAATGCCGGCATGTCCACCAGCACCAGCTGCAACTGCAATTAAGCCATCAGCACCTTTTTCTATCGCCTTTTTAGCAAAAGCATTATTGATGATGTCATGCAATACGATTCCGCCATAGCTATGTGCGGCAGTATTAATTTCTTCGCGTGCACCAAGGGAGGTAATGATGATGGGTACTTTGTATTTGACGCATAGCGCCATATCATGTTCAAGACGATCGTTGCTCTTGTGCACAATTTGATTAATGGCAAAAGGTGCGGCTGGCTTATCCGGGTGTTCTCTGTTGTATTCCGCTAAGGCAGTAGTAATTTCAATCAACCATTCTTCAAGCTGTTCAGCAGGTCTGGCATTGAGGGCTGGCATAGAGCCAATCACACCCGCTTTGCACTGGGCAATCACTAATTTAGGATTGCTGATAATAAAAAGTGGGGCTGCAATGACGGGTAAATTACCATCCGCCAAATGTTTGCGTAGAACTTCTGGAAGAGGTTGATTGCTCATATTTTTTAAATGATCCGTAGATTACTGCTCAGCTTTGTACCAAACTTGGGTGCGACCTAATAATGGAATGCCAATATAGCCGCGGACATCCATTTTTTTGCCATCTTCAGTTGCAACCTTAACTTTGTAGGTTTCGCCATTCTTTGGGTCTAAGATTTTTCCATCTGACCAAGTGCCTGCCCCATCTTGCTTAAGATCACTCATGATTTTCATGCCAATAAGAGGCTTATCTTTACGATCGTCTTTGCACAGATTGCAATAAACTAGCGGCGTTTCGCCTGGGGCTGGGAATGTTTTGATGATGGTGCCCTGTAAAAACCCATTGGCCTCTTCAATCTTAATTAAGGAAGCCGGTTGATTGGTTTTATCGTCAATTGTTTTCCAAACCCCAATAGCTGGATCGGTAGCTTGAGCATACGTATTGCCAGCAATCAGACCAAGAATGCAGGCCGATAGAATGATTTGTTTTTTTAACATTCTGATGTCTCCTATTTTTGATAAAAGCTGATTAGCAACGCTCAAATATTCCAGCAGCGCCCATACCGGTACCAACGCACATCGTCACCATGGCATGTTTAAGATTGCGTCTCTGTAGGGCATGAATCGCTGTTGCAGCTCTGATGGCGCCTGTTGCGCCCAAAGGATGACCAAGAGCAATGGCGCTACCCAAAGGATTGACTTTGCTTTGATCCAAACCAAGATCTCGAATGACTGCTAAAGACTGGGCTGCAAACGCTTCGTTCAACTCGATCCAGTCCAAATCCTGCAAATTGAGTCCAGCCAGTTTTAACGCAGCTGGAATAGCCTCTTTAGGGCCGATGCCCATAATCTCCGGGGCAACGCCTTTGACGGCAAAACTTACAAAACGTGCCAAAGGAGTGAGGCCAAAGGTCTTGATCGCTTTTTCACTGGCTAAGATGAGTGCGCCAACACCATCAGAGGTTTGTGAGCTATTGCCAGCGGTCACGCTACCTCTAGCGGCGAATGGAGATTTGAGTTTCGCTAACCCTTCAAGCGAGGTATCGATCCGTGGGCCTTCGTCTTTCAAAAATTCACGCCACTGTATATCCACTTGGCCTTTATCCAGATTCATCGAGCGATGGGCAACCTTGACGGGAAAGATTTCAGAGTTAAATTCACCGGCGGCTTGTGCGGCCATAGCCTTTTGATGAGAATGATATGCAAAAGCATCTTGATCTTCGCGACTGATCTTCCATTGTTGCGCAACTTTCTCGGCGGTTAAGCCCATACCGTAAGCAATACCAATGTTTTCATCGGCCATAAAGATTTCTGGTGACATCGATGGAGAGTTGCCACCCATGGGAACCATACTCATTGACTCAACACCGCCAGCAATCATCACATCCGCTTCGCCAACCCGAATGCGGTCAGCTGCCATAGCAATGGCATTTAACCCAGACGAGCAGAAACGGTTGACAGTAATACCGCCAATAGTATTTGGTAGACCACCTAGGAGCAATCCAATGCGGGCCACATTCAATCCTTGTTGACCTTCTGGCATGGCACAGCCAATAATGGCATCCTCAATGGCTTTGGGATCTAGGGTGGGTACTTGCGTCAGAATATGTTGCAAGGCGTTGCCAAGTAAGTCATCCGGACGAGTATTTTTTAATGCACCTCGCCCAGATCTACCAACGGCACTGCGAGTGGCAGCAACGATATATGCGTCTTGAATATTTTTCATAGTGATATCTCGGTAAATTAGTTTCTAACAGGCTTGCCAGTTTGGAGAATACCCATAATCCGTTCCATGGATTTAGGGTGACCAATGAGCTCCACAAATGCCTGGCGCTCTAGTTTGAGCAGCCACTCTTCAGTAACAAGCGTTCCTGCATCGACATCGCCACCAGTAATGATCTGAATGATCTTCTGAGCAATGTGCGCATCGTGTTCGGAGATAAAGCCACCGTCACGCATATTGACTACTTGACCCATCACGGTGGCGGCAACAGAACGGCCACCAACCGGTATTAAGGTTGGTATAGGAGGTCTGTATCCGGAGTAGCGCATTGCTTTGACTTGATCTTGTGCCAAAGCCAGTAATTCATAAACGTTTGCAACGATAATGTCACCCTTTTGGAGGTAAGCCATCTTCATTGCTTCTTGAGCTGATGAAGAAACCTTAGCCATTGCAGCATTTTCAAAAGCGGCTTTGGTAAAATCCAAATAATTGGTGTTCCCAGCAAGCGCAACGCCTTGAGCCGCACGAATGGCTGCTTCTTTAAGTCCGCCACCAGCAGGTAATAAGCCAACACCAACTTCCACCAGGCCAATATAGCTTTCCATAGCAGCAACTCTGCGCGCAGATTGGAGAACTAATTCACAACCACCCCCTAGGGCAATACCAGAGACTGCGGCAACTACAGGCACTTGGGAGTATTTGATTTTCATCATCGTATCTTGAAACTCTTTGACGAACGGCTCAACTCCAGCAGGGCCGCCTTTCATGACCATAGGCATTGCAGCTTCTAGATTAGCACCTGCAGAAAAGGGCCCACCAGGCGTGCCTAGCTTCAATGAAGTAGGTTGCCAGATCACCAATCCTGCATAGTTCGCTTCTGCGATCTCAACGGCTTTTTGTAGGCCACTTAATACGTCTGGGCTGAAGGTATTCATCTTCGAGCGGAATGAGGCAATCAATACCTCAGGCTGATTGGTATCTACCCAAGCTCGGAAGTCCGTGTTCTCAAAAACAGTGGTGCCCGCTGTTTTAGGATCAGGAGAGCCATCCCCTAACAGTGGCGCCCTAAATACTTGCTTTTGGTATACCGGCAAAGCAGAGCGGGGAATGTATTTATTCTCAGATGCAGACCATGAACCTTCAGGCGTATGGAAAGCTTGCTTATCAGCAACTGGTCCACTAAAGATCCATGCGGGCAAAGGCTCTTTGCTTAGTGTTTTGCCTGCATCAATATCCTCTTTAATCCAATTAGCCACTTGCGTAACGCCAGCTGCTTGCCAGTCCTCAAAGGGGCCTAAATTCCAACCATAACCCCAGCGCATCGCGAAGTCGATTTCTCGAGCAGATTGTGCAATCTCACCAAGGTGAATCGCACAGTAGTGGAAGATATCCCGATAGATAGCCCATAAAAACTGAGCTTGAGGTTCATCGGTCTCGCGTAGCAATTCAAGTCGCTCTGCAATTGGTTTTTTCAGAATGCGCTCAATCAGCGGTTCAATCGTTGCGGTAGATGGTTTGTATTCACCGGTGACAGCATCCAATACAAGAACATTCTTCCCGTCCTTGCGATAAAAACCTGCTTTGGTTTTCTGTCCCAGCGCACCTTTTGCAATGAGTTGACTAACCACTTCAGGCGTTTTAAATAGGGCAGAGAAGGAATCGCCTTGTAATGCATTTTCCATGGTCTTAATGACATGGGCCATAGTATCCAAGCCAACCACATCGCTGGTTCTAAAGGTAGCTGATTTAGCACGTCCAAGTTTGCTGCCGGTAATGGCATCAACTTCATCAAAGCCTAGGCCAAACTTTTGTGCCTCTGCAAACACTGCCAGGATCGAGAAAACACCTACACGGTTGCCGATAAAGTTCGGGGTATCCTTAGCGCGCACAACCCCTTTGCCCATCGTGGAAGTCATAAAGGTTTCAAGTGCATCCAATACGGCGGGATCAGTGTCTGCCGCTGGAATGAGCTCTAGTAAATGCATATACCGAGGTGGGTTAAAGAAGTGCACGCCACAGAAGCGCTTCTTCAGATCACCAGAAAAACCTTTGGCAAGTTCGCCGATAGGAAGGCCTGAGGTATTGGTAGCAAACAGAGCATGCGCCGGAATATGTGGCGCTACTTTTTCATAAAGAGCATGCTTCCAATCGAGACGCTCTGCAATGGCTTCAATGATGAGGTCGCAACCCGCTAAAAGACCTAAGTCGTCCTCATAATTTGCTGGAGTAATTAGATTGGCTTCTGAAGATAAACCCAAAGGTGCCGGCTTTAACTTTTTAAGATTCTCAATCGCTTTAATGGCAATTGCATTCTTATTAGAAGGTTTGCCATCTTCAGAATTCGTCGGCAAATCAAACAACACTACAGGCAACCCTACATTAATACATTGCGCAGCAATCTGAGCGCCCATCACGCCAGCGCCTAGGATGGCTACTTTCTTAATAATCT is from Polynucleobacter sp. MWH-S4W17 and encodes:
- a CDS encoding 3-hydroxyacyl-CoA dehydrogenase/enoyl-CoA hydratase family protein; this translates as MSDNKIIKKVAILGAGVMGAQIAAQCINVGLPVVLFDLPTNSEDGKPSNKNAIAIKAIENLKKLKPAPLGLSSEANLITPANYEDDLGLLAGCDLIIEAIAERLDWKHALYEKVAPHIPAHALFATNTSGLPIGELAKGFSGDLKKRFCGVHFFNPPRYMHLLELIPAADTDPAVLDALETFMTSTMGKGVVRAKDTPNFIGNRVGVFSILAVFAEAQKFGLGFDEVDAITGSKLGRAKSATFRTSDVVGLDTMAHVIKTMENALQGDSFSALFKTPEVVSQLIAKGALGQKTKAGFYRKDGKNVLVLDAVTGEYKPSTATIEPLIERILKKPIAERLELLRETDEPQAQFLWAIYRDIFHYCAIHLGEIAQSAREIDFAMRWGYGWNLGPFEDWQAAGVTQVANWIKEDIDAGKTLSKEPLPAWIFSGPVADKQAFHTPEGSWSASENKYIPRSALPVYQKQVFRAPLLGDGSPDPKTAGTTVFENTDFRAWVDTNQPEVLIASFRSKMNTFSPDVLSGLQKAVEIAEANYAGLVIWQPTSLKLGTPGGPFSAGANLEAAMPMVMKGGPAGVEPFVKEFQDTMMKIKYSQVPVVAAVSGIALGGGCELVLQSARRVAAMESYIGLVEVGVGLLPAGGGLKEAAIRAAQGVALAGNTNYLDFTKAAFENAAMAKVSSSAQEAMKMAYLQKGDIIVANVYELLALAQDQVKAMRYSGYRPPIPTLIPVGGRSVAATVMGQVVNMRDGGFISEHDAHIAQKIIQIITGGDVDAGTLVTEEWLLKLERQAFVELIGHPKSMERIMGILQTGKPVRN
- a CDS encoding DHA2 family efflux MFS transporter permease subunit, which encodes MSAPELEPLKGYKLVLGTLAFALGSFMNVLDMSIANVALPTIAGDFAISPTQGTWVITSYAVSEAIFLPLTGFLAKRIGEVRQFIFATILFTIASMLCGLAPSFEVLVISRILQGIVGASMIPLSQTLIMKCYPPAKRGMALGIWATTTIVAPVLGPLIGGWLTDNLVWRWAFYINLPFGILVAVMVYWLYGAPKPESSKEKIDLIGIALLVAAVASMQIALDKGSELDWLSSSFIATLATISFISWIAFVLWELGAEHPIVDLRLFRLVNFRTSAICLGIGSFAFYIYIVIGPLWLQTQLGYTAFNSGKVMAITGVLALFCGPLFGANIHRIDARIIATIGFAAMAIGCWMAAGFTTGVDEKTLMFARLIMGVGIAGFFMPMSAISMSQLRGSQIASGTGISNFLRNVGASVGTAVATTLWQDNAIRQHENLMSNIQTGNLAYQQLMETTAKLGMTEMQRHALVDNLVTSQAYMLSTNQLMLLAGLILVALMPLIWLSKPPFGSGLIGH
- a CDS encoding enoyl-CoA hydratase — its product is MINHHLSDGILKILLNRSEKKNAFTNAMYRELTQILFDGDQNPQVKVMLISGAGNAFSAGNDIVDFMQSPITHEDAPPINLLKALAGLTKPLIAAVDGVAVGIGATLLFHCDLVYAQKNARFIFPFVSLGLVPEGAVSLLLPRLAGHQKASEILLFGEPISADEAHQIGFVNKVISEPSALPYAEQRAKKLTTLSSGSVSRTKSLLKEGELKAAVLNQIDIEGKHFIDRLHSPAAKEALTSFLEKRTPNFDGLD
- a CDS encoding GMC family oxidoreductase — encoded protein: MKSQAFDYIVVGAGSAGSVMAGRLSEDAGTSVVLLEAGGNGDSWVVKTPAAAVAMLPTSINNYAFQTVPQKGLNGRRGYQPRGKCLGGSSAINAMIYTRGHRSDYDHWAALGNIGWSYDELLPYFKKSENNTTIQNSFHGIDGPLSVSNLQSHNPFQQIYLNAAKEAGFPVTEDFNGAEQEGLGIYQVTHKNGERWSAARGYLHPHMGKRKNLNVQTGIQVECILFEGKRAVGVSYMQGGKQHIMHANKEVILCAGAFHSPQLLMVSGVGPAQELKKFDIPVIHDLPGVGQNLQDHPDFIFGYSADSLDLIGISLGGTVKLTGEIIKYVRSREGMIATNFAEAGGFLKTDPSLEAPDVQLHFVVSLVEDHARKLHMAHGYSCHVCVLRPKSRGQITLASNSMQDAPLIDPAFLAEEEDLETLVKGYKLTKQLMDAPSFTKIRKKDVFTPNVKIDDDIRKIIRERADTVYHPVGTCKMGHDAMAVVDANLKVHGMEGLRVVDGSIMPTLIGGNTNAPIIAIAEKAVDLIRAGR
- a CDS encoding alkane 1-monooxygenase; the encoded protein is MNGITTIQGPEWNDKRWLWLLSPTIPFAFTASILAFVLTGHWLYLLFAPAIIHIAIPILDLTFGEDFSNPPESAVESLNKDFFYRALVWLYVPLQLIGTVYGTWLAATQSLDWYAYIALVFTVGSTNGIGIGTAHELGHKQESVDRWLSKLALASSMYGHFFVEHNRGHHKRVATPEDPASARMGESFWAFLPRTVLGSLISAWELERERLKRKGKVVWSIQNENLQAWSLTILLYGALIFWLGWAALIFLVLQGIYAASMLEVVNYVEHYGLLRQKDQNGGYVRCAPEHSWNSNHIVGNILLYHLQRHSDHHAHPTRRYQALRHFGEAPQLPGGYASMITLAYCPPLWFALMDRRVVRHYAGDMSKINIQPSARSKLMNHWSNQQ
- a CDS encoding acetyl-CoA C-acyltransferase — encoded protein: MKNIQDAYIVAATRSAVGRSGRGALKNTRPDDLLGNALQHILTQVPTLDPKAIEDAIIGCAMPEGQQGLNVARIGLLLGGLPNTIGGITVNRFCSSGLNAIAMAADRIRVGEADVMIAGGVESMSMVPMGGNSPSMSPEIFMADENIGIAYGMGLTAEKVAQQWKISREDQDAFAYHSHQKAMAAQAAGEFNSEIFPVKVAHRSMNLDKGQVDIQWREFLKDEGPRIDTSLEGLAKLKSPFAARGSVTAGNSSQTSDGVGALILASEKAIKTFGLTPLARFVSFAVKGVAPEIMGIGPKEAIPAALKLAGLNLQDLDWIELNEAFAAQSLAVIRDLGLDQSKVNPLGSAIALGHPLGATGAIRAATAIHALQRRNLKHAMVTMCVGTGMGAAGIFERC
- a CDS encoding nitronate monooxygenase family protein, which produces MSNQPLPEVLRKHLADGNLPVIAAPLFIISNPKLVIAQCKAGVIGSMPALNARPAEQLEEWLIEITTALAEYNREHPDKPAAPFAINQIVHKSNDRLEHDMALCVKYKVPIIITSLGAREEINTAAHSYGGIVLHDIINNAFAKKAIEKGADGLIAVAAGAGGHAGIKSPFALIQEIREWFKGPLVLSGSIATGGAVLAAQAIGADYAYIGSAFIATEEARASEAYKQAVVDCNSDDIILSNLFTGVSGNYLAPSIRNAGLDPDNLPESDPSKMNFGGAAQKAWKDIWGCGQGIGAVKAVTPTAQFVARLKVEYDQTKAILLKGAA
- a CDS encoding DUF2147 domain-containing protein; its protein translation is MLKKQIILSACILGLIAGNTYAQATDPAIGVWKTIDDKTNQPASLIKIEEANGFLQGTIIKTFPAPGETPLVYCNLCKDDRKDKPLIGMKIMSDLKQDGAGTWSDGKILDPKNGETYKVKVATEDGKKMDVRGYIGIPLLGRTQVWYKAEQ